One segment of Candidatus Hydrogenedentota bacterium DNA contains the following:
- a CDS encoding RHS repeat-associated core domain-containing protein has product MGHETFSKRDYFYDARKRLTKAERFDTDGTTLLHRYSYTYDAGDNLVTKAVLDNGTSTTTTTVFAYNSANEQTSMTVGGTTTTQAYDAWGRLTGRAQGGYSATYAFPPAADLRRYGDKLYSVTSDFPGEGDVTYEYGGDQKRRSRVAGASETWYNWDAGWTVLSEEDNADGSSGALKRTYRGRNGAHVDGTNPATGAWKFPTHDSLGSSRSVWNADKTLYASFEQTPYGEVYASSGSTTNVTRRYTGHDWDETAEAYFAPFRYYQPASARWMTRDPAGNVDGPNVYAYVGGNPVMAVDSMGLSRGRPRNPEQEEEVEEHRRTYHRVRKACNLRIKSALKLIQTVLDLTAETVKSKRYLTGRSRNGEPIEGDEIEGVHFEWQEHMVVAGKEFEVFNWDSEISGRAGGVLGAHGKSLVRGRFKISINACREELQNTSLSPGFLWLVAHEAAHAARDFSRVKYVVTGIMNLDVYGRDPGTFAGSEETVADEFANYIVAALLVSP; this is encoded by the coding sequence ATGGGGCATGAAACTTTCAGCAAGAGGGACTATTTCTACGACGCGCGCAAGCGGCTCACCAAGGCGGAGCGTTTCGATACGGACGGGACGACGCTCCTACACCGCTACAGCTACACCTATGATGCGGGGGACAACCTGGTGACGAAGGCGGTGCTGGACAATGGGACTTCCACGACGACCACCACGGTCTTCGCGTACAACAGCGCCAACGAGCAAACCTCCATGACCGTGGGCGGGACGACCACAACGCAGGCCTACGACGCGTGGGGGCGCCTTACGGGCCGCGCCCAGGGCGGCTACAGCGCCACCTACGCCTTTCCTCCTGCGGCGGACCTTCGGCGCTACGGCGATAAGCTCTACAGCGTGACCAGCGACTTCCCGGGCGAGGGGGATGTCACCTACGAGTACGGGGGCGACCAGAAACGCCGCAGCCGCGTCGCGGGCGCCAGCGAGACGTGGTACAACTGGGACGCGGGCTGGACGGTGCTGTCCGAGGAGGATAACGCGGACGGCTCCAGTGGCGCGCTGAAGCGGACCTACCGCGGGCGGAATGGCGCCCATGTCGACGGAACAAATCCGGCGACGGGCGCGTGGAAGTTCCCCACCCACGACAGCCTCGGCAGCAGCCGGAGCGTCTGGAACGCCGACAAGACCCTCTACGCCAGCTTCGAGCAGACGCCCTACGGGGAGGTGTACGCTTCTTCGGGTTCCACAACCAACGTCACGCGCCGCTACACCGGCCACGACTGGGACGAGACCGCCGAGGCCTACTTCGCGCCCTTCCGCTACTACCAGCCAGCCAGTGCGCGCTGGATGACGCGGGACCCCGCCGGAAACGTGGACGGACCCAACGTCTATGCCTATGTTGGCGGGAACCCGGTCATGGCCGTGGATTCGATGGGGCTTAGCCGAGGCCGTCCACGTAACCCTGAGCAAGAGGAGGAAGTTGAAGAACACCGGCGGACTTATCACCGGGTCAGGAAAGCGTGTAACCTCCGAATAAAGAGCGCCCTGAAGTTAATTCAGACGGTGCTGGATTTGACTGCGGAGACTGTCAAGAGTAAGCGATACCTTACCGGTCGCTCGCGAAATGGAGAGCCGATCGAAGGTGATGAGATTGAGGGGGTCCACTTTGAATGGCAGGAACACATGGTGGTTGCAGGTAAAGAGTTTGAAGTCTTCAACTGGGATTCCGAGATTTCGGGCAGGGCCGGCGGAGTGCTTGGAGCGCATGGAAAGAGCCTTGTTAGAGGCCGTTTCAAGATAAGTATAAACGCTTGTCGAGAGGAGCTTCAGAACACTTCGCTTTCACCAGGGTTTCTTTGGCTAGTTGCCCACGAGGCCGCACATGCTGCACGCGACTTTAGTAGGGTGAAGTATGTCGTTACTGGAATCATGAATCTAGATGTATACGGGCGAGATCCTGGTACGTTCGCTGGGAGTGAGGAGACTGTAGCTGATGAATTTGCAAATTATATAGTCGCAGCTTTGCTTGTCTCGCCATAG
- a CDS encoding heme-binding protein: MSRRSVLGLLVLPAVTIVLLGVWIAIGWWSVAGVAEPSYEVISRHDGYEIRQYGPQLVAEVEVEGAFTEATNRGFRQLADYIFGNNVVPNGEGAESSAGIAMTAPVIEREAVSEEIAMTAPVLERDASAGLRIITFVMPASYTLETLPKPRNEAVRIVEVPARRCAVHAFSGSVGGEKAAARKERLLALLERDGLGHVGQPMLAQFDPPWTPPFMRRNEVWVELAAGE, encoded by the coding sequence GTGTCGAGACGGTCCGTGCTTGGATTACTGGTGTTGCCCGCCGTGACCATCGTGTTGCTCGGCGTTTGGATCGCCATCGGGTGGTGGTCGGTGGCGGGCGTGGCGGAGCCGTCCTACGAGGTGATCAGCCGCCACGATGGCTATGAAATCCGGCAGTACGGGCCGCAACTGGTGGCGGAGGTCGAGGTAGAGGGCGCGTTCACGGAGGCCACGAATCGCGGTTTCCGGCAATTGGCCGATTACATCTTTGGCAACAATGTCGTGCCGAACGGCGAGGGCGCGGAGTCGTCGGCGGGCATCGCCATGACGGCGCCGGTGATCGAGCGGGAGGCGGTTTCGGAGGAAATCGCGATGACCGCGCCCGTGCTGGAGCGGGACGCTTCGGCGGGCCTGCGTATCATCACGTTTGTGATGCCGGCGTCGTACACCTTGGAGACGCTGCCCAAACCGCGGAATGAGGCGGTGCGCATTGTGGAAGTCCCCGCACGGCGCTGCGCGGTGCATGCCTTTTCGGGATCGGTTGGGGGCGAGAAGGCGGCGGCGCGGAAGGAACGGCTGCTGGCGTTGCTGGAACGGGATGGCCTGGGGCATGTGGGACAACCGATGCTGGCGCAGTTTGATCCGCCGTGGACGCCGCCGTTTATGCGGCGGAATGAGGTTTGGGTGGAGTTGGCGGCGGGGGAATAG
- a CDS encoding exo-alpha-sialidase: MILPFTIARGVLLAASLIPGAVLAAPVKIDVFTGGEAGYHTYRIPALAISASGTVLAFCEARKNSPSDAGDIDLVLKRSADGGVTWGPMLLVHEEGGDEPITIGNPCPIVAGDTIHLFFTRNNRRLFHTRSTDDGASWSDPIERTEMLRGVDFPWVRIGTGPVHGIQRANGELVAPIWYCSAEPGAEGIRYRSGVLLGAADGQTWRAGGLVPERIPRLNECTVAERADGVLYLNMRAYKAGHRATATSDDGGQSWTEPALDESLPDPTCQGSLLCLADGQFVFANIPNAESRSGLALRRSADEGNTWSNPRVLESGPSAYSDLAQRDDGTLLCLYERGDQRYNEKITIAHIEPAWLEAD, translated from the coding sequence ATGATTCTTCCCTTCACTATAGCACGGGGCGTGTTGCTTGCGGCCAGCCTGATTCCCGGCGCCGTACTCGCCGCGCCCGTCAAGATCGACGTCTTCACCGGCGGCGAAGCCGGCTACCACACCTACCGCATCCCCGCCCTCGCCATCAGCGCCTCGGGAACCGTGCTGGCCTTCTGCGAGGCGCGAAAGAACAGCCCGTCCGACGCCGGCGACATCGACCTGGTGCTCAAACGCAGCGCGGATGGCGGCGTAACGTGGGGGCCAATGCTCCTGGTCCACGAGGAGGGCGGAGACGAGCCGATCACCATCGGCAACCCCTGCCCCATCGTGGCGGGCGACACCATTCACCTCTTCTTCACGCGCAACAACCGCCGCCTCTTCCACACGCGCAGCACCGACGACGGCGCAAGCTGGTCGGACCCGATTGAGCGTACCGAGATGCTCCGCGGCGTCGATTTCCCCTGGGTGCGCATCGGCACGGGCCCCGTTCACGGCATCCAGCGGGCCAACGGCGAGTTGGTCGCGCCCATATGGTATTGCAGCGCGGAGCCCGGCGCCGAAGGCATCCGCTACCGCTCCGGCGTGCTCCTCGGCGCCGCGGACGGCCAAACGTGGCGCGCGGGCGGTCTCGTGCCCGAGCGAATTCCGCGCCTGAACGAGTGCACCGTGGCCGAGCGTGCGGACGGCGTCCTCTACCTGAACATGCGCGCCTACAAGGCCGGCCACCGCGCCACGGCCACCAGCGACGACGGCGGCCAGTCTTGGACCGAGCCCGCGCTCGACGAAAGCCTGCCGGACCCCACCTGCCAGGGCAGCCTCCTTTGCCTGGCGGACGGCCAGTTTGTCTTCGCAAACATCCCGAACGCCGAATCGCGCTCCGGCCTCGCACTCCGGCGCTCGGCGGACGAAGGAAATACCTGGAGCAACCCGCGCGTCCTGGAATCCGGTCCCAGCGCCTATTCCGACCTCGCCCAGCGCGATGACGGGACCCTCCTCTGCCTCTACGAACGCGGCGACCAGCGCTACAACGAAAAGATCACCATCGCGCACATCGAGCCCGCGTGGCTGGAAGCGGACTGA
- a CDS encoding metallophosphoesterase family protein, producing MPPFIGVISDTHGLLRPEALEPLQGADLIIHAGDVGDQRILDRLAAIAPVHAVRGNTDHGPFGAALPHDAVVRWRGKLIYVLHILADLALDPAAAGFNAVIFGHSHKPEITETPEVLYFNPGSAGPRRFSLPVTVGRLSLKGDALAAEILPLPGIPE from the coding sequence ATGCCCCCATTTATCGGCGTCATCTCCGACACCCACGGCCTCCTCCGCCCGGAAGCCCTCGAACCGCTCCAGGGCGCGGACCTCATCATCCACGCCGGAGACGTCGGCGACCAGCGCATCCTCGATCGCCTCGCGGCCATCGCCCCGGTGCACGCGGTCCGGGGCAACACCGACCACGGCCCCTTCGGCGCGGCGCTCCCGCACGATGCCGTCGTGCGCTGGCGCGGCAAACTGATCTACGTGCTCCACATTCTCGCCGATCTCGCGCTGGACCCCGCCGCCGCCGGCTTCAACGCCGTCATCTTCGGCCACTCGCACAAGCCCGAAATCACCGAAACGCCCGAGGTCCTCTATTTCAATCCCGGCAGCGCGGGGCCCCGGCGTTTTTCTCTGCCTGTCACCGTCGGGCGGCTCTCCCTGAAAGGCGATGCGCTGGCGGCTGAGATCCTGCCGCTCCCCGGCATCCCCGAATAA
- the flgB gene encoding flagellar basal body rod protein FlgB: MGAYAGVDTSTLLIQAMKVREQNHRFIANNIANVDTPHYTPTELDFERTLRSMVEGRGGVTLRTTRPRHLDHETHRLDFERLAILSKNDYNKVDLDDQIMKLSRNTGEYTTYARLLGKKFEMTKSMLQSLAR; encoded by the coding sequence ATGGGTGCGTACGCCGGGGTAGACACCAGCACGTTGCTGATTCAGGCCATGAAAGTGCGGGAGCAGAACCACCGCTTCATCGCCAACAACATCGCCAACGTCGACACCCCCCACTACACCCCCACGGAGCTCGACTTCGAACGGACGCTGCGTTCCATGGTCGAGGGCCGGGGCGGAGTCACCCTCCGCACGACCCGACCCCGCCATCTCGACCACGAAACGCACCGTCTGGATTTCGAACGTCTTGCAATTTTGTCAAAGAATGACTACAATAAGGTCGACCTCGACGATCAGATTATGAAACTGTCGCGAAATACCGGTGAGTACACCACTTACGCACGGTTACTCGGCAAGAAATTTGAAATGACCAAGTCCATGTTGCAGAGCCTGGCGCGGTAG
- a CDS encoding alpha/beta fold hydrolase has product MLPSLHRHALAALCALAPLTLHAETAPGFRAPVDRAFTATWDGSTQRYILLTPEAHRPGDRRDLLIALHGHGADRMQFAMHPRDECRAARDAAAEAGIFFVSPDYRAKTSWMGPAAEADLAQLIALLKSEFGIERVLLCGGSMGGSSALTFTALHPDLVDGVVALNATANHLEYENFQEAIAESFGGAKHEIPVEYHRRSAEYWPLAFTMPVALTTGGRDTAVPPDSVARLAGILQKIGAIVLHIHRPDGGHATNYEDTRAALAFVLERMPRTDDPAHSPAD; this is encoded by the coding sequence ATGCTTCCCTCGCTTCACCGCCACGCCCTCGCCGCCCTCTGCGCCCTGGCGCCGCTGACGCTCCACGCAGAAACCGCCCCGGGCTTCCGCGCGCCGGTCGACCGCGCCTTCACCGCAACCTGGGATGGGTCCACCCAGCGCTACATCCTCCTGACACCCGAGGCGCACCGCCCCGGCGATCGCCGCGACCTCCTCATCGCCCTCCACGGCCACGGCGCCGACCGCATGCAGTTCGCAATGCACCCGCGCGACGAATGCCGCGCCGCGCGGGACGCCGCCGCCGAAGCCGGCATATTCTTCGTCTCGCCCGACTACCGCGCGAAAACCTCCTGGATGGGCCCGGCGGCGGAAGCGGATCTGGCGCAACTCATCGCGCTGCTCAAATCGGAGTTCGGCATCGAACGGGTCTTGCTCTGCGGCGGCTCGATGGGCGGCTCATCCGCCCTGACCTTCACCGCCCTCCACCCCGATCTCGTGGATGGCGTCGTCGCCCTGAACGCCACGGCGAACCACCTCGAATACGAGAACTTCCAGGAGGCCATCGCGGAGTCCTTCGGCGGCGCAAAGCACGAAATCCCCGTCGAATACCACCGGCGCAGCGCCGAGTACTGGCCCCTCGCCTTCACCATGCCCGTCGCACTTACCACCGGCGGCCGGGACACCGCCGTCCCGCCGGACAGCGTCGCGCGCCTCGCCGGCATCCTCCAGAAGATCGGCGCCATCGTGCTCCACATTCATCGCCCCGACGGCGGCCACGCCACCAACTACGAGGACACCCGGGCCGCGCTCGCCTTCGTCCTGGAGCGCATGCCCAGGACCGACGATCCAGCGCACTCCCCGGCAGATTAG